The Desulfomicrobium orale DSM 12838 genome includes a window with the following:
- a CDS encoding Trm112 family protein → MALNRELLHILACPKCKGSLELLGAEEGLKCAACAVVYPIRDEIPVMLIEEAVPAEKWDQGQREV, encoded by the coding sequence ATGGCGCTGAACAGGGAACTCCTGCACATTCTGGCCTGTCCCAAATGCAAGGGAAGCCTGGAGCTTCTGGGCGCGGAGGAAGGGCTCAAATGCGCCGCATGCGCGGTGGTCTATCCCATCCGGGACGAGATTCCGGTCATGCTCATCGAGGAAGCCGTGCCCGCGGAGAAATGGGACCAAGGGCAGCGCGAGGTCTGA
- a CDS encoding SLC13 family permease translates to MSASVSTNVSQGAGFTGERKKQVIGLVTGLAGLLFTMIVPAPSDLAPLAWKTIGISFLMAIWWMFEAVPIAVTALAPLVLFPAFGVMTAKEVAPNYAQDLIWLFVGGFALAYAMETWNLHRRISLLVLKFCGTNPKMLLLGFLVSTGFLSAWMSNTACAALMMPIGLAIIKMVRESEGGTEAEKKAATNFGICVMLGIAFSASIGGMATLIGTPPNAVMAGQVAKMTGSAVPFSKFMMVGAPISLVMMGTCWWVLPLMFPIRDLNLAQAGAVVDHELEQLGPMSKGEKLTFALFVFTASFWMLRPQILGLFPPFVMGEKTLAVSKVVSDSTVGMLALLLCFLIPVDFKKGRMLLDSSLFTKGIPWDAILLFGGGFALGAGLDHSGVSKFIAGHMEALRGMSPVMVMAIMATVVMLLTQMTSNTAVAATFVPLGISMAQGLGYPPLLIAIPVALGASLAFALPVATPPNAIVFGSGIIRIPDMFKAGMVLNCIGIVVTIVMMYIFMPIAFGIRL, encoded by the coding sequence ATGAGTGCTTCTGTGTCCACCAATGTCTCTCAGGGAGCCGGGTTCACCGGTGAGCGGAAAAAACAGGTTATCGGGCTGGTTACTGGCCTTGCGGGCCTGCTGTTCACCATGATTGTTCCCGCCCCCAGCGACCTTGCCCCTCTGGCCTGGAAAACCATCGGTATATCCTTTCTGATGGCCATATGGTGGATGTTTGAAGCCGTGCCCATAGCGGTGACCGCTCTGGCCCCGCTGGTGCTTTTTCCCGCCTTCGGAGTGATGACGGCCAAGGAAGTGGCTCCCAATTACGCTCAGGATCTGATCTGGCTGTTCGTGGGCGGTTTCGCTTTGGCCTATGCCATGGAAACCTGGAACCTGCACCGCCGCATCTCCCTGCTGGTGCTGAAGTTCTGCGGCACCAATCCCAAGATGCTGCTGCTCGGCTTTCTCGTGTCCACGGGCTTTCTTTCGGCCTGGATGTCCAACACGGCCTGTGCGGCGTTGATGATGCCCATTGGCCTGGCCATCATCAAAATGGTCAGGGAAAGCGAGGGCGGCACCGAAGCCGAGAAAAAAGCCGCCACCAATTTCGGCATCTGCGTCATGCTGGGCATCGCTTTTTCCGCGTCCATCGGCGGCATGGCCACCCTGATCGGCACACCGCCCAACGCGGTCATGGCCGGACAGGTGGCCAAAATGACGGGCTCGGCCGTGCCTTTCTCCAAGTTCATGATGGTCGGCGCGCCCATTTCACTGGTCATGATGGGCACCTGCTGGTGGGTGCTGCCGCTCATGTTCCCGATCAGGGATTTGAACCTAGCCCAGGCCGGAGCCGTCGTGGATCATGAACTGGAACAGCTGGGTCCCATGAGCAAAGGAGAAAAACTGACCTTTGCCCTGTTCGTCTTCACGGCTTCGTTCTGGATGCTGCGCCCCCAGATTCTGGGACTTTTCCCTCCGTTTGTCATGGGCGAGAAGACTCTCGCCGTAAGCAAGGTCGTTTCCGACTCCACCGTGGGCATGCTCGCCCTGCTGCTGTGTTTCCTCATCCCCGTGGACTTCAAGAAAGGCCGGATGCTGCTTGACAGCAGCCTCTTCACCAAAGGCATTCCCTGGGACGCCATTCTGCTGTTCGGCGGCGGTTTCGCGCTGGGAGCCGGCCTTGACCATTCCGGCGTGTCCAAGTTCATCGCCGGACACATGGAAGCATTGCGGGGCATGAGCCCGGTCATGGTCATGGCCATCATGGCCACTGTGGTCATGCTGCTGACCCAGATGACCTCCAACACGGCCGTGGCCGCCACCTTCGTGCCGCTGGGCATCTCCATGGCCCAGGGGCTCGGTTATCCGCCGCTGCTCATCGCCATCCCCGTGGCTCTGGGTGCGTCCCTGGCTTTCGCCCTGCCCGTGGCCACGCCGCCCAACGCCATCGTGTTCGGCTCGGGAATCATCCGCATACCGGACATGTTCAAGGCGGGCATGGTGCTGAACTGTATCGGCATCGTGGTCACCATCGTCATGATGTACATCTTCATGCCCATCGCCTTCGGCATACGGCTGTAG
- a CDS encoding rhodanese-like domain-containing protein, producing MSEDSPVTFSFRALRESDTLQAGSARLQVLHMPGHTPQSLSLLVTAERRDYERMLTELHRIGYDRVQRYLSGGIKAWLLSGRSVARLAQISCEAVQKGASDVLLDVRTDAEWESGHVQGARHVPLADILNGNIPDLAKGENIVAYCRSGFRSNIAGSILAQAGFTSVQSMAGA from the coding sequence ATGTCCGAGGACTCTCCGGTAACCTTTTCATTCCGGGCCCTGCGCGAGAGCGATACGCTCCAGGCCGGGTCGGCCCGCTTGCAGGTACTGCATATGCCCGGGCACACGCCGCAGTCTCTGTCACTTCTGGTCACGGCCGAGCGCCGCGACTACGAGCGTATGCTGACGGAGCTGCACCGCATCGGCTACGACCGCGTGCAGAGATATCTCTCCGGGGGAATCAAGGCGTGGCTCCTGAGCGGCCGGAGCGTGGCCAGACTGGCTCAGATTTCCTGCGAAGCGGTACAGAAAGGCGCGTCGGACGTGCTGCTGGATGTGCGCACCGACGCCGAATGGGAGAGCGGCCATGTGCAGGGTGCAAGGCATGTTCCCCTGGCGGACATTTTGAACGGAAATATCCCGGATCTGGCAAAGGGAGAAAACATCGTGGCCTATTGCCGTTCGGGATTCCGCTCCAATATCGCGGGCAGCATCCTGGCCCAGGCCGGATTCACCAGCGTCCAGTCCATGGCCGGGGCGTGA
- a CDS encoding YceI family protein has product MRPVVLITVFLAWFLSCVPALAEEPSRRWEVDTEHAFIGFRIQHIAGHIPGVFSRFSVQMDFNPDAPEKAQFYFLVDSASVHTGLPKRDEQLRGEEFLDAANAPRIIFNSKEVLPGGDGGLTVVGDLTIKDVTAEVRVPVQILGIREHPMTDKMPGTRVLGLLAEFSINRLEFNVGSKKWSQMGLMGDTIDLTIDMELLQRG; this is encoded by the coding sequence ATGCGTCCTGTAGTGCTGATAACCGTTTTTCTGGCTTGGTTTTTGTCCTGCGTCCCGGCTCTGGCCGAAGAGCCTTCCCGGCGGTGGGAAGTGGATACAGAGCATGCGTTCATCGGCTTTCGCATCCAGCATATTGCGGGTCATATCCCCGGAGTCTTCTCCAGATTCTCCGTCCAGATGGATTTCAATCCCGACGCTCCGGAAAAAGCGCAGTTCTATTTTCTGGTGGACAGCGCCAGCGTGCACACCGGCCTGCCCAAACGGGACGAGCAGTTGCGCGGCGAGGAGTTTCTGGACGCGGCCAACGCGCCGCGTATCATTTTCAATTCGAAGGAAGTGCTGCCCGGCGGGGACGGCGGCCTGACGGTGGTCGGCGATCTGACCATCAAGGACGTCACCGCCGAGGTGCGGGTGCCGGTGCAGATTCTGGGCATCCGCGAGCATCCGATGACGGACAAAATGCCCGGCACGCGGGTACTGGGTCTGCTGGCGGAATTCTCCATCAACCGGCTGGAATTCAACGTGGGCTCGAAAAAGTGGAGCCAGATGGGCCTCATGGGCGACACCATCGACCTGACCATCGACATGGAACTCCTGCAGCGGGGCTGA
- a CDS encoding ATP-binding cassette domain-containing protein yields the protein MRHLEIELDHVHVDLGLTRVLHGLTLCISGQTHYAVLGDNGAGKTTLLRLLTGEIWPSQRGGGQRVYRLNGEETLSPIAARPFMRMVTPDQADWYQRHDLDVPVWEVICGGLAGTPLLYTPPTEEMRERSCLLGRDMGLGGVLDRPMRSVSTGQAKRALLARAFISDPKLLAVDELTQGLDRAGQHALLGTLEKMAATGHTRLLVSGHGLLPVPACVTGRIHLERGRIADSPPCGSSPPPLSLPARQRHDTSSPRHILHMRACSVVMDAHPAVNNLTWTVEAGQCWAVLGRNGSGKSTLLQLATGYRHPWPGGEISWFGHQGRPEISSVRGRMGILAPWLAERLEPGVSCRDAILSGLCDGLGVHRNLSPADEAGADELIRLWGMKDWTERQVATLSYGQFRQVMLARAVTRGPELLVLDEPFSGLDAPWRERMAMLLRNWTGQGRTLILATHSPEYMEDLPTHGLLLDDGACVFQGFWKKLSAHPAFGELFDRAD from the coding sequence ATGCGGCATCTGGAAATAGAACTGGACCACGTACACGTGGACCTGGGCCTGACCCGGGTGCTGCATGGCCTGACGCTTTGCATCTCCGGCCAGACACACTACGCCGTGCTGGGCGACAACGGCGCGGGCAAGACCACCCTGCTCCGGCTGCTGACCGGAGAAATCTGGCCCTCACAGCGCGGCGGCGGACAGCGCGTCTACCGCCTGAACGGCGAGGAAACCCTGTCACCCATTGCCGCCCGCCCGTTCATGCGGATGGTCACGCCGGACCAGGCGGACTGGTACCAGCGGCACGACCTGGATGTCCCGGTCTGGGAAGTCATCTGCGGCGGTCTGGCCGGAACGCCGCTTCTTTATACGCCGCCCACGGAGGAAATGCGCGAGCGTTCCTGTCTGCTGGGCCGGGACATGGGCCTTGGCGGCGTGCTGGACCGGCCCATGCGTTCCGTCTCCACGGGGCAGGCCAAACGCGCCCTCCTTGCCCGGGCCTTCATCTCCGATCCCAAACTGCTGGCCGTGGACGAGCTCACCCAGGGGCTGGACCGCGCCGGACAGCACGCCCTGCTCGGTACCCTGGAGAAAATGGCCGCCACCGGCCACACCCGGCTTCTGGTCAGCGGGCACGGTCTGCTGCCCGTCCCGGCCTGCGTGACCGGGCGCATCCATCTGGAACGGGGACGGATCGCGGACAGTCCGCCATGCGGTTCTTCCCCGCCGCCTTTAAGCCTGCCCGCCCGTCAGCGCCACGACACGTCATCTCCGCGGCACATTCTCCATATGCGCGCCTGTTCTGTGGTCATGGACGCCCATCCCGCCGTGAACAACCTCACCTGGACGGTTGAAGCAGGGCAGTGCTGGGCCGTGCTCGGCCGCAACGGCAGCGGCAAATCCACGCTGCTGCAACTGGCCACGGGCTACCGCCACCCCTGGCCCGGCGGGGAAATATCCTGGTTTGGCCATCAGGGCCGCCCGGAAATTTCCAGCGTGCGCGGCCGTATGGGCATTCTCGCGCCGTGGCTGGCCGAGCGTCTGGAGCCCGGCGTCTCATGCCGCGACGCAATACTCTCCGGCCTGTGCGACGGCCTGGGTGTGCACCGCAATCTTTCTCCGGCCGACGAAGCCGGGGCCGATGAACTGATCCGGCTGTGGGGCATGAAAGACTGGACAGAACGGCAGGTGGCAACCCTTTCCTACGGGCAGTTCCGGCAGGTCATGCTGGCCAGGGCCGTGACCCGCGGGCCGGAGCTTCTGGTGCTGGACGAGCCGTTTTCCGGCCTGGACGCGCCGTGGCGGGAACGCATGGCCATGCTCCTGCGAAACTGGACCGGCCAGGGCCGCACCCTGATACTGGCCACCCATTCGCCGGAATACATGGAAGATCTGCCGACCCACGGTCTGCTGCTGGATGACGGCGCATGTGTTTTTCAGGGCTTCTGGAAAAAACTGTCCGCCCATCCGGCTTTCGGCGAACTGTTCGATCGGGCGGACTGA
- a CDS encoding AAA family ATPase, whose product MLETLRIRNLALIDDVELEFHPGLNVLTGESGAGKSFILRALDFILGERIAADLVRPGREKALVEAAFRLDGEEIFLRRELSAKTGRSRLYLNDDLAAQERLGELRPRLLMHTSQHGQQRLLSPEHHVEILDAFLPDAEIAAAQAAARDALQSVLDRKAEVERRMASLAERRELLEFQLAEIRKVDPRPGEEEELLRRREDSRQSERLRQQASEAQGLVLGEGGLQDSLTALERLLAGLSDGHDGFREYARETGRFRDALTDMLRELRPLTSRQSEAFDAEKTEKRLWELQQLQRRLKRSLDSIVVLGGEIEENLSFLDAGGLELKRLEKEERDAVESLRRATDSLNAARREAAAALTGSLERELSGLGFSEHMRVLVDFRLQAIHPGVEEARPRFLWVPNPGLAPQPLDRIASGGELSRFLLALVSLRTREQLPALLFDEVDSGIGGRTLTKVAERIRELAGRQQIILITHWPQLARMADEHFAIRKEIHGGSTYTLCSALSPESRREELARMAGENPAALSSAQPLTQGNP is encoded by the coding sequence ATGCTCGAAACACTGCGCATCAGAAATCTCGCCCTCATCGACGACGTGGAACTGGAATTCCATCCGGGCCTCAATGTGCTGACGGGTGAATCCGGCGCGGGAAAATCCTTTATTCTGCGCGCGCTGGATTTCATTCTGGGGGAGCGCATCGCCGCCGATCTGGTCCGCCCGGGGCGGGAAAAGGCATTGGTGGAAGCCGCCTTCCGTCTGGACGGAGAAGAAATTTTCCTGCGCCGGGAGCTGTCGGCCAAAACCGGACGCAGCCGCCTGTATCTCAACGACGATCTGGCCGCGCAGGAACGCCTGGGAGAACTGCGGCCGCGCCTGCTCATGCACACCAGCCAGCATGGACAGCAGCGGCTGCTCTCGCCGGAGCACCATGTGGAAATTCTGGACGCCTTTCTGCCCGACGCGGAAATCGCCGCCGCTCAGGCCGCTGCCAGAGACGCACTGCAGTCCGTGCTGGACCGCAAGGCCGAAGTGGAGCGGCGCATGGCCAGTCTTGCGGAACGGCGCGAGCTGCTGGAATTCCAGCTGGCCGAAATCCGCAAGGTGGATCCCCGGCCCGGCGAAGAGGAGGAACTCCTGCGCCGGCGCGAGGATTCCCGGCAGAGCGAAAGACTCCGCCAGCAGGCATCCGAAGCCCAGGGTCTTGTGCTCGGCGAAGGCGGGCTCCAGGACAGCCTGACCGCACTGGAGCGCCTGCTCGCCGGACTGAGCGACGGGCATGACGGGTTCCGGGAATACGCCAGGGAAACAGGACGGTTCCGGGATGCTCTCACGGACATGCTGCGCGAGCTGCGTCCCCTGACTTCCCGCCAGTCCGAGGCTTTCGACGCCGAAAAAACGGAAAAACGGCTGTGGGAGCTCCAGCAGTTGCAACGCAGGCTGAAGCGGTCTTTAGATTCCATTGTGGTTCTGGGCGGGGAAATCGAGGAAAACCTGTCCTTCCTGGACGCCGGCGGGCTGGAACTCAAGCGTCTGGAAAAGGAAGAGCGCGATGCCGTGGAATCGCTGCGGCGGGCCACGGACAGCCTCAACGCGGCCCGGCGGGAGGCCGCAGCCGCACTGACCGGAAGCCTGGAGCGGGAACTCTCCGGACTCGGCTTTTCCGAGCACATGCGCGTGCTGGTGGATTTCAGGCTCCAGGCCATACATCCCGGCGTGGAGGAGGCCCGGCCCCGCTTCCTGTGGGTGCCCAATCCAGGACTGGCTCCGCAGCCGCTGGACCGCATCGCCTCGGGCGGCGAACTGTCCCGCTTTCTGCTGGCCCTGGTCAGCCTGCGGACCAGGGAGCAGCTCCCGGCCCTGCTGTTCGACGAAGTGGATTCCGGCATCGGCGGGCGGACCCTGACCAAGGTGGCGGAGCGGATCCGGGAGCTGGCCGGACGGCAGCAGATCATCCTCATCACCCACTGGCCGCAACTGGCCCGCATGGCCGACGAACATTTCGCCATCCGCAAGGAAATTCACGGCGGCAGCACATACACCCTGTGCTCGGCCCTTTCTCCGGAGTCGCGGCGGGAAGAACTGGCCCGCATGGCCGGAGAAAATCCCGCAGCGCTCTCTTCAGCACAACCCCTCACTCAAGGAAATCCATGA
- a CDS encoding dihydroorotate dehydrogenase encodes MDQSVRLGSLTLKNPVITASGTFGYGLEFMRYGDLGSLGGICLKGISLAPRAGNAMPRIAETPCGMLNAIGLQNVGVQAFLKDKLPYIPAGAVLIVNLYAQSAEDFGELAAIFAEQDKIAALEVNISCPNVQEGGVQFGQDPGMAARVTEAVKCRAGNKPVMVKLSPNVTDVTVIARAVENAGADMISLINTLSGMAVDIRTRKSRLANVVGGLSGPAIKPVALRMVYQTARAVSVPVIGMGGITSAEDVLEFILAGAHAVQVGTYNLMRPDNAFRLVDEVRLLTESLGISSWEEFRGSLRV; translated from the coding sequence ATGGATCAGAGCGTGCGGCTCGGGAGCCTGACCCTGAAAAATCCGGTCATCACCGCCTCGGGCACTTTCGGCTATGGCCTGGAATTCATGCGCTACGGCGACCTGGGCAGCCTGGGCGGCATCTGCCTGAAGGGCATTTCCCTGGCCCCGAGGGCGGGCAACGCCATGCCGCGCATCGCGGAGACGCCCTGCGGCATGCTGAACGCCATCGGGCTGCAAAACGTGGGCGTACAGGCCTTTCTGAAGGACAAGCTGCCGTACATCCCGGCTGGCGCGGTCCTCATTGTCAATCTGTACGCCCAGAGTGCGGAGGATTTCGGCGAACTGGCGGCCATCTTCGCGGAGCAGGACAAGATAGCGGCCCTGGAAGTGAACATCTCCTGCCCCAACGTACAGGAGGGCGGCGTACAGTTCGGCCAGGACCCGGGCATGGCCGCCCGGGTCACGGAGGCGGTGAAGTGCCGCGCCGGTAACAAACCGGTCATGGTCAAACTGAGTCCCAACGTGACGGACGTGACGGTCATCGCCAGGGCCGTGGAAAACGCCGGGGCGGACATGATTTCGCTCATCAACACCCTTTCCGGCATGGCTGTGGACATCCGCACCCGCAAGAGCCGCCTGGCCAACGTGGTGGGCGGCCTGTCCGGCCCGGCAATCAAGCCCGTGGCCCTGCGCATGGTCTATCAGACCGCCCGGGCCGTGAGCGTGCCGGTCATCGGCATGGGCGGCATCACCTCGGCTGAAGACGTGCTGGAATTCATTCTTGCGGGCGCACACGCGGTACAGGTGGGCACGTACAACCTGATGCGCCCGGACAACGCCTTCCGTCTGGTGGATGAGGTGCGCCTGCTGACCGAATCTCTGGGCATCTCCTCCTGGGAGGAGTTCCGGGGTTCCCTGCGGGTGTGA
- a CDS encoding NAD(P)H-dependent glycerol-3-phosphate dehydrogenase, which translates to MHIAVLGGGSWGTALADMLARKGERVRLWVRNAEAAREISETGMNARYLPGHALCPALEARSDPAEVLHGTDCVVLAIPCQSMDGCLRDLRGFFPPAPRIVCASKGVELGTFRTMRQVVEDGLAGLTPRYAILSGPSFASEVAACRPTAVVLGCTDPDMADFAQHLFSTRHLRVYVNDDVTGVELGGAVKNIMAIASGIADGVGFGENARAGLITRGLSEMSRLGAALGARPETFMGLSGLGDLVLTCTGDQSRNRRVGLAIGGGKTLEETLANMRNVAEGVKTTQAVRELGLKLGIELPITEQVHAVLFTGKDPAGAVHELMNRPLRDE; encoded by the coding sequence GTGCACATCGCCGTGCTGGGGGGAGGCAGCTGGGGCACTGCTCTGGCCGACATGCTGGCCCGCAAGGGAGAGCGGGTCCGGCTCTGGGTCCGCAATGCGGAGGCGGCCAGAGAAATTTCGGAGACCGGCATGAACGCCCGCTATCTGCCCGGTCACGCCCTGTGTCCGGCCCTTGAGGCCCGTTCCGACCCGGCGGAAGTTCTGCACGGCACGGACTGCGTGGTGCTGGCGATCCCCTGCCAGAGTATGGACGGCTGTCTGCGGGATCTGCGCGGATTTTTTCCTCCGGCCCCCCGCATAGTCTGCGCCAGCAAGGGCGTGGAGCTGGGCACCTTCAGAACCATGCGGCAGGTGGTGGAAGACGGACTGGCCGGACTGACCCCGCGCTACGCCATTCTTTCGGGGCCGTCTTTCGCCTCGGAGGTGGCGGCCTGCCGGCCCACGGCCGTGGTGCTGGGCTGTACCGACCCGGACATGGCGGATTTCGCACAGCATCTTTTCTCCACCCGGCATCTCCGTGTCTATGTAAACGATGACGTGACCGGAGTGGAGCTGGGCGGTGCGGTCAAGAACATCATGGCCATCGCCTCGGGCATCGCCGACGGTGTGGGCTTCGGGGAAAACGCGCGGGCCGGGCTCATTACGCGCGGACTCTCGGAAATGTCCCGCCTGGGCGCCGCTCTGGGTGCCCGCCCGGAAACCTTCATGGGCCTGTCCGGCCTGGGCGATCTGGTGCTGACCTGCACCGGAGACCAGAGCCGCAACCGCAGGGTGGGTCTGGCCATCGGCGGAGGCAAAACCCTGGAAGAAACCCTGGCGAACATGCGCAACGTGGCCGAAGGCGTCAAGACAACGCAGGCGGTCCGTGAACTCGGCCTGAAACTCGGGATCGAGCTGCCCATCACGGAACAGGTGCATGCCGTGCTCTTCACCGGAAAAGATCCGGCCGGGGCCGTGCATGAACTCATGAACCGCCCCTTGCGGGACGAATGA
- a CDS encoding secondary thiamine-phosphate synthase enzyme YjbQ codes for MHPRMRRPENTTIHRKENAMHVLHIDTTARETMTDITPRLEELVRAGNIRSGLLFVYTPHTTTALTINEGADPDVRRDILSHLRALVPENSSFLHAEGNSDAHVKASLFGSSVQVMVEEGRLLLGTWQRVFLCEFDGPRKRKIWVRSC; via the coding sequence GTGCATCCTCGGATGCGCCGCCCGGAAAATACCACCATTCATCGCAAGGAAAACGCCATGCATGTGCTGCATATCGACACCACGGCCCGGGAGACCATGACGGATATCACGCCGCGTCTGGAAGAACTGGTCCGGGCCGGAAACATCCGCTCCGGCCTGCTTTTCGTGTACACGCCGCACACCACCACGGCGCTGACGATCAACGAAGGGGCCGATCCCGACGTGCGCCGGGACATTCTGTCCCATCTGCGCGCGCTGGTGCCGGAAAACTCCTCCTTTCTTCACGCCGAGGGCAATTCCGACGCCCACGTGAAGGCGTCTCTCTTCGGCAGTTCCGTACAGGTCATGGTAGAGGAGGGGCGGCTTCTTCTTGGCACATGGCAGCGGGTCTTTCTGTGCGAGTTCGACGGCCCCAGGAAGCGGAAAATCTGGGTGCGGAGCTGCTGA
- the thrS gene encoding threonine--tRNA ligase has product MAVVQGQNVEVAAGQSCGDVLRGVLSGKKMKSVVACICDGRTLDLAAPVPPGTAAVEAVFAESPEGLSILRHSAAHIMAEAVKELFPTAKVTIGPDIENGFYYDFDYERPFTPEDLERIGERMARSVAADQPFSREEMNADEAKALFSDMGETYKLEIIDDLGADRVSVYRHGSFADLCRGPHLPSTGFLQAFKLTAVAGAYWRGDSSRPMLQRIYGIAFATPKDLKAHLTMIEEAKKRDHRKLGPQLDLFSFHEEAGSGMAYWHPKGALLRTILEDFVTKEMLRRGYGIVRTPQILRRDVWETSGHYANYRENMYFTEIDGSPYAVKPMNCVGHMLVYTSTQHSYRDLPVRLFEFGVVHRHELSGVLHGLLRVRQFTQDDAHIICRPDQLQDEIKGVMRWIQDLMGVFGFEYVMEISTRPEKSIGSDQAWELATTALMDAMSEMGLPYTINEGDGAFYGPKIDVKLRDSLGRMWQCSTIQVDFTLPERFDLLYVGEDGERHRPVMVHRAIMGSVERFIGILTEHFAGAFPAWLAPVQARILTVTDAQEDFARQCRDALQQAGVRVEADLRNEKLGYKVREAQMEKIPYALVIGDQEAGQKAVNVRARGGNNLGVMSIDAFVELLRQECEEPFKHGGMRYSFSN; this is encoded by the coding sequence ATGGCTGTGGTTCAGGGGCAGAATGTGGAAGTCGCGGCGGGCCAGTCCTGCGGCGATGTGCTGCGCGGCGTCCTTTCGGGCAAGAAGATGAAATCCGTCGTGGCCTGTATTTGCGACGGCCGGACCCTTGATCTGGCCGCCCCGGTTCCTCCCGGAACCGCCGCAGTGGAAGCCGTGTTCGCGGAATCTCCCGAAGGGCTGTCCATCCTGCGCCACAGTGCGGCCCATATCATGGCCGAGGCGGTAAAGGAACTGTTCCCTACGGCCAAGGTGACCATCGGCCCGGACATAGAGAACGGATTTTACTACGATTTCGATTACGAGCGCCCGTTCACGCCAGAAGATCTGGAACGGATCGGAGAACGCATGGCCCGCTCCGTGGCTGCGGACCAGCCCTTCTCCCGCGAAGAAATGAATGCGGATGAGGCCAAGGCGCTCTTCTCGGATATGGGGGAGACCTACAAACTCGAAATCATCGATGATCTGGGCGCGGACCGGGTGTCCGTCTACCGCCACGGCAGTTTCGCCGATCTGTGCCGCGGCCCGCATTTGCCCTCCACCGGATTTCTGCAGGCTTTCAAGCTGACCGCCGTGGCCGGAGCCTATTGGCGCGGCGATTCCAGCCGGCCCATGCTCCAACGCATTTACGGCATCGCCTTCGCCACGCCCAAAGACCTGAAGGCCCATCTGACCATGATCGAGGAGGCCAAAAAGCGCGACCACCGCAAACTGGGGCCGCAGCTCGATCTGTTCAGCTTTCACGAAGAGGCCGGTTCCGGCATGGCCTACTGGCATCCCAAAGGCGCTCTACTGCGCACCATTCTGGAAGACTTCGTGACCAAGGAGATGCTCCGGCGCGGCTACGGCATCGTTCGCACTCCGCAGATACTGCGGCGCGACGTGTGGGAAACCTCCGGGCATTACGCCAACTACCGCGAAAACATGTATTTCACGGAGATCGACGGCTCGCCCTACGCCGTAAAACCCATGAACTGCGTGGGGCACATGCTCGTGTACACGTCCACGCAGCACAGCTACCGCGACCTGCCGGTGCGCCTGTTCGAATTCGGGGTGGTCCATCGCCACGAACTTTCCGGCGTGCTGCACGGCCTGCTGCGGGTACGCCAGTTCACCCAGGACGACGCACACATCATCTGCCGCCCGGATCAGCTTCAGGATGAAATCAAGGGCGTCATGCGCTGGATACAGGATCTCATGGGCGTGTTCGGCTTTGAATACGTCATGGAGATCAGCACCCGGCCGGAAAAATCCATCGGCTCGGACCAGGCCTGGGAGCTGGCCACCACGGCTCTCATGGACGCCATGTCCGAAATGGGACTGCCCTACACCATTAACGAAGGCGACGGCGCTTTCTACGGCCCCAAGATCGATGTCAAGCTGCGCGACTCTCTGGGCCGGATGTGGCAGTGCTCCACCATCCAGGTGGATTTCACCTTGCCGGAGCGTTTCGATTTGTTATATGTGGGCGAGGATGGCGAACGCCATCGCCCGGTCATGGTGCATCGGGCCATCATGGGCTCGGTGGAGCGGTTCATCGGCATCCTCACGGAACACTTCGCCGGAGCGTTTCCGGCATGGCTCGCTCCGGTACAGGCCCGGATTCTGACCGTGACGGACGCTCAGGAGGATTTTGCCCGGCAATGCCGGGACGCGCTGCAACAGGCTGGCGTGCGCGTGGAGGCGGACCTGCGGAACGAAAAACTCGGCTACAAGGTGCGGGAAGCCCAGATGGAAAAAATCCCGTACGCTTTGGTCATCGGCGATCAGGAAGCCGGCCAGAAGGCCGTCAATGTCCGGGCCAGGGGAGGAAACAACCTCGGCGTCATGTCCATTGACGCCTTTGTGGAGCTGCTGCGGCAGGAATGCGAGGAACCTTTCAAACATGGAGGAATGAGATATTCTTTCAGCAACTAA